One segment of Plasmodium gaboni strain SY75 chromosome 3, whole genome shotgun sequence DNA contains the following:
- a CDS encoding putative 26S proteasome regulatory subunit RPN12 has product MSRELEECVKLFKDLICCYNNINEKELIEGTNNDLDKMLNLNEDISIPTVCDINKCKEILCKLKLLVIHLPSLNPLISIGEKDIRELLIVREILEKGVIISIRDNDIKSFNIYIAQLFIYYFDYKDILQKSKKQNAIIGLYLLYLLAYNSIGDFHMTLEILSLEDHNDIYIKYVLTLEQNIMDGFFHHVLTRKEDIPLYLYESFMQKLYTTIRFKLIDCILASTTSIHVLYICELLKFSNEQNLYDFIIQYNETKNDQGEYNAVCEIKNNYVVCKNQMVSMQELPSLEIINNSIGYATELERIV; this is encoded by the coding sequence atgtcGAGGGAATTAGAAGAATGCgtaaaattatttaaagatttaatttgttgttataataacattaatgaaaaagaattaataGAAGGAACAAATAATGATTTAGATAAGATGTTAAATTTGAATGAGGATATAAGTATTCCAACTGTTTgtgatataaataaatgtaaggaaattttatgtaaattaaaattattagTAATTCATTTACCTTCACTTAATCCTTTAATATCGATAGGAGAAAAAGATATAAGAGAATTATTGATTGTAAGAGAAATATTAGAAAAAGGTGttattatatctataagagataatgatataaaatcttttaatatatatatagctcaattatttatatattattttgattataaggatatattacaaaaaagTAAGAAACAAAATGCTATCATTggtttatatttattatatttattagCATATAATTCTATAGGAGATTTTCATATGACCTtagaaatattatcattagAAGATCAcaatgatatatatattaaatatgtattaaccttagaacaaaatataatggATGGATTTTTTCATCATGTATTAACAAGAAAAGAAGACATtcctttatatttatatgaatcTTTTATgcaaaaattatatacaacCATTAGATTTAAATTAATTGATTGTATTTTGGCTTCCACTACTTCAATCcatgtattatatatatgtgaattattaaaattttcaaACGAACAAAACTTATAtgattttattattcaatATAATGAAACCAAAAATGATCAAGGAGAATACAATGCTGTTTgtgaaattaaaaataattatgtCGTCTGTAAAAATCAAATGGTCTCCATGCAAGAATTGCCATCCTTGgaaataattaataattctaTAGGATATGCTACAGAACTTGAGAGAATAGTATAG
- a CDS encoding glycogen synthase kinase 3, whose amino-acid sequence MKNWPIDEDINIYEEKNHRNNQNYVENNYEMSDQKEEEEYSHSSSRSDDEDDDENENEDTTLDNDINRSPKNSYKIGNIIGNGSFGVVYEAICIDTSEKVAIKKVLQDPQYKNRELMIMKNLNHKNIIYLKDYYYTESFKKKEKNIYLNVVMEYIPQTVHKYMKYYSRNNQSLPLFLVKLYSYQLCRALSYLHSKFICHRDLKPQNLLIDPRTHTLKLCDFGSAKNLLAGQRSVSYICSRFYRAPELMLGSTNYTTHIDLWSLGCIIAEMILGYPIFSGQSSVDQLVRIIQVLGTPTEEQLKEMNPNYADIKFPDVKSKDLRKVFPKGTPDEAINLITQFLKYEPLKRLNPIEALADPFFDELRDPCINLPKYIDKLPELFNFSKEEIQEMSMECRRKIIPKKLYEEFLMDEENDNNIINDNISNDYNESNLETNNSNNKTHVIIES is encoded by the exons atgaaaaattgGCCTATAG atgaagatataaatatttatgaagAAAAGAATCATAGGAATAACCAGAATTATGTggaaaataattatgagATGAGTGATCAGAAGGAGGAAGAGGAATATAGTCATAGTAGTAGCAGGAGtgatgatgaagatgacgatgaaaatgaaaatgagGATACAACCCTTGATAATGACATTAATAGGTCTCcaaaaaattcatataaaatagGAAATATTATAGGGAATGGTAGTTTTGGTGTTGTATATGAAGCTATATGTATAGATACATCAGAAAAGGTTGCTATAAAAAAGGTATTACAAGATCCACAATATAAAAATCGAGAATTAATgattatgaaaaatttaaatcataaaaatataatttatttaaaagattattattacactgaatcatttaaaaaaaaagaaaaaaatatatatttaaatgttGTCATGGAATATATACCACAAACAgttcataaatatatgaaatacTATTCTAGAAATAATCAATCTTTACCATTATTTCTAGTgaaattatattcatatcaATTATGTAGAGCTCTATCATATCTACATTCCAAATTTATATGTCATAGAGATCTTAAACCTCAAAACTTATTAATAGATCCTAGAACACATACACTCAAATTATGTGATTTTGGCAGTGCCAAAAACTTATTAGCTGGTCAAAGAAGTGTCTCATATATTTGTTCAAGATTTTATCGAGCACCCGAGCTAATGCTGGGATCAACAAATTATACGACTCATATAGATTTATGGTCCCTAg GTTGTATCATAGCAGAAATGATATTGGGGTATCCAATTTTTTCTGGCCAATCAAGTGTTGACCAGCTAGTTAGAATAATTCAGGTGTTAG GTACTCCAACGGAAGAACAACTGAAAGAAATGAACCCCAATTATGCAGATATAAAATTCCCTGACGTTAAATCAAAAGATCTAAGAAAG GTTTTTCCAAAGGGTACACCAGATGAGGCCATTAATTTAATTACacaatttttaaaatatgaacCATTAAAAAGATTAAATCCAATCGAa GCATTGGCAGACCCTTTTTTTGATGAACTACGAGATCCATGCataaa tctacctaaatatatagataaacTACCAGAGCTGTTCAACTTTTCTAAAGAAGAAATACAAGAAATGTCTATGGAATGTAGAAGGAAAATAATACCaaagaaattatatgaaGAGTTTTTGATggatgaagaaaatgataataatataattaatgaTAACATAAGTAATGATTATAATGAGTCTAATTTAGAGAcaaataattcaaataataaaacgCACGTTATAATAGaaagttaa
- a CDS encoding putative transporter, producing the protein MKNVKDKTIISLFMYSISTTAIVYQNYIFISNLLKNYRAFEWLCLKNEDDNIINDDFFVCNEQENYVQYLLILGFIIQFLSGSIGSVLIKIFSKKLIAQTAFVFLFFGWIILGTALSYSKYYVDNNIKNKIPLVSFFLNLSFIFFGIGSDNSYLPIIYYINDRYPVEDINKNLYTIENNNNNNNNNKLQKLKYILKNKNYILISTMSSLAVLSLFVGNVINITLKYLHFQNNVIIVILTYLALCVIPAFFIANFLDYNPNIMHKNDNQLVSEDNIQTDDDKNKINYINSVNDINNINDVIISNNSNNINDVIISNNSYNSYNSINMQHSKQNTHNINHNEHVNEKTLLKNDLNNSGEKNVQAASQNVVVVNMGKDEIYEQNEKRRVKLLNLKDVDFGLLKNQIKSSLYIFIVVEFFLITFSVCYFMFSLFDIYENNVFGDTLNIYSLILPSSFIFTLIFGIIADVINISNFISFNLILGIFVYILIYFYYTTTNVTIGYISLVIYFFHQSFFANHMYMYMSTIFKQDNFSILIGIINTFASLAFFMSYKIHEFIKMKNKNSVYPKAIAQGLFISYVVIFFTHIFYIKRKMRYHMISGTFSK; encoded by the coding sequence atgAAAAATGTAAAGGATAAAACGATAATCTCCCTTTTTATGTACAGTATTTCTACCACCGCTATAGTTTATCagaattatatttttatatctaaTTTATTAAAGAATTATCGAGCATTTGAATGGTTGTGcttaaaaaatgaagatgataatattattaatgaTGATTTCTTTGTATGCAATGAACAAGAAAATTATGTtcaatatttattaattctaggatttattattcaatTTTTATCAGGATCTATAGGAAGtgtattaataaaaatattttctaaaaaATTGATAGCACAAACAGcatttgtttttttattctttgGTTGGATTATACTAGGAACTGCTTTATCttattcaaaatattatgttgataataatataaaaaataaaataccATTGGTCAGTTTTTTCTTAAACTTGTCTTTTATCTTTTTTGGAATAGGATCAGATAATTCTTACCTTCcaattatttattatattaatgaCAGATATCCTGTGGAAGATAtcaataaaaatttatatacaattgaaaataataataataataataataataataaattacaaaaacttaaatatatcctaaaaaataaaaattatatactAATCAGTACTATGTCATCACTAGCTGTTCTAAGCTTATTTGTAGGGAATGTCATAAATATTACTTTAAAATATCTACACTTCCAAAACAATGTTATAATTGTCATTTTAACCTACCTTGCCCTGTGCGTCATTCCTGCCTTTTTCATAGCAAACTTTCTTGATTACAATCCTAATATTATGcataaaaatgataatcAACTTGTATCAGAGGATAACATACAAACggatgatgataaaaataaaattaattatatcaACAGTGTgaatgatataaataatataaatgatgttattatttcaaataattcaaataatataaatgatgttattatttcaaataattcatataattcatataattctATTAATATGCAACATAGTAAACAAAACACTCATAACATTAATCATAACGAACATGTTAATGAAAAAACACTTCTTAAAAATGACCTGAACAATTCAGGTGAAAAAAATGTACAGGCAGCTAGCCAAAATGTTGTTGTAGTGAATATGGGAAAGGACGAAATATATGAGCAAAATGAGAAAAGAAGAgtaaaattattaaatttaaaagatgTAGATTTTGGTTTATTAAAGAATCAGATCAAatcatcattatatatatttattgtagttgaattttttttgataacATTCAGTGTAtgttattttatgttttcattatttgacatatatgaaaataatgtatTTGGTGATACcttgaatatatattctttaatattACCATCtagttttatatttacCTTAATATTTGGCATAATAGCGGatgtaataaatatatcaaattttataagtttcaatttaatattaggaatatttgtatatatccttatatatttttattatactACAACAAATGTAACCATAGGATATATATCTTtagttatatatttttttcatcagAGTTTTTTTGCGAatcatatgtatatgtacATGTCTACTATATTTAAGCAGGATAATTTCTCAATTCTTATTGgcataataaatacatttGCCTCACTAGCATTTTTTATgtcatataaaatacatgagtttataaaaatgaagaataaaaatagtgTATATCCAAAGGCAATAGCTCAAGGGCTTTTTATATCTTAtgttgttattttttttacgcacatattttatattaaaagaaaaatgcGTTATCACATGATTTCTGGTACTTTTTCAAAGTAG
- a CDS encoding putative 60S ribosomal protein L26, which produces MKFNKQKSSSRRKMRKAHFTAPAGLRRKIMSSKLSKELRLKYKTRSLPVRKDDEVLICRGHNHGREGKVVKINRKRYKIYVERVTREKVNGESTFIGIHPSNVVLTKLKVDKNRKKILDRKAAKEN; this is translated from the exons atgaagtTTAACAAAC AAAAATCATCTTCCCGAAGGAAAATGAGAAAAGCTCATTTTACTGCTCCCGCAGGTCtaagaagaaaaattatgtcatcaaaattatcaaaagaattaagattaaaatataag ACACGATCGTTACCTGTTAGAAAAGACGATGAGGTTCTCATATGCAGAGGACACAACCACGGAAGAGAAGGAAAAGTTGTAAAAATTAACAGAAAGAGATATAAGATTTATGTAGAAAGAGTTACAAGAGAAAAAGTAAATGGAGAGTCAACTTTTATTGGTATTCATCCAAGTAATGTTGTATTAACCAAATTAAAGGTTGATAAAAATCgtaaaaaaattttagATAGAAAAGCTGCAAAGgaaaattaa